The nucleotide window AAGATAAGGTCGCTGAGTTCTTGTGAGGGAACGACCTTTCTCCAGTGATTTGAGGTATCTAATTCGGGATATTTGTACCGCCACTGGTCGTATTCCTCTTTGGTTATCTCTCCCTGTTCCAGACGGACAGCCTGTTCCTGCCATGCATGGAACATATCAAACATAGTGGTGTAGGTTGTTCCGGCGGATTTATCTAATCGCAGACACACTTCTCCGTCAATCTCTCCGATTTTCATCCCATACATATCTTCCAGCGCAAAGAGCGTGTGCATAAGCCCGATATAGCTGTCAATCTCCGGAACTGTGATTGCTCGTGGGCTGACATCAAGGATATGTGCCATTTCTTTTACAAGGTCTTGTTTCGGCGTTCTGGCTTCTGATTCGTACTGCGCCATACGGACATCAGAGGTTTTTCCGAGAAAACCGAGGAGTTCGCCCAGTTGCTTTTGCGTCATGCCTTTCCGATTGCGGAAAAAGCGGATTCTTTTGCCGATTGCCATAATAAAACCTCCGTTGTAGTTATAGTGATACAACCATTCTTGACTTAAACATTTTCGTTGAAGTTAGTATAGCATGGTGCAATAGGAATAGCAAGAGAAACTTAAATAAAAAAAGTTAAGATTTTGCTACAAACCACTTGACTTAACGGAATTTATTTAGTATTATACATACAGAACTTAAACAAAAAGAGTTAAAGCAGAAAGGGGAGGATAACTGAATGGCAGAAAAATCATTTATGACTGTGGAGGAAGTGGCTGCGGAATTGCGGGTGTCAAAGTCGAAAGCCTATCAGATTGTGCGGGAACTGAACGCGGAATTGCAGAAGCAGGGGTATCTGACGGTGGCTGGACGTGTGAACACTACTTTTTTTCATAAAAAGGTCTGTTACAGCGATTAAACGGAAAGGAGTTGATTTGAATGGCTGTATACAAGGACAATGCTACGGGAACGTGGCGGGTAATCTACCGCTTTACCAACTGGAAAGGCGAGAGGAAACAGACACAAAAAAGAGGTTTTGCTACCAAAAGAGAAGCGCAAGCCTGGGAGCATGAAATCATGCTGAAACAGGGCGCAAAGCTGGATATGACGTTTGCCAGCTTCTTTGAAGTTTACGAAGCCGACAAGAAACAGCGTGTTAAGGAAAGCACATGGGAATCCAAAAGCCATGTAATCCGCACAAAGATTTTACCGTATTTCGGGAATCGAAAAATAGCGGAGATTGAAGCAAAGGATATTATCGCATGGCAGAATGAACTCATGGCGTACCGGGACGAGAAGGGAAAGCCTTATTCGGCAGATTATCTGAAAACTATTCACGCCCAGCTTACGGCGATTTTCAATCATGCTGTGAACTTCTATAGCCTGCCCTACAATCCGGCAAGGCGGGCAGGAACAATGGGAAATGAGATTCCAAAAGAAGTGAATTTCTGGACGAAAGAGGAATATTTGAAATTCTCCGAAGCCATGATGGATAAGCCCCGTTCCTATTATGCTTTTGAAATGCTTTACTGGTGTGGAATCCGTTCCGGCGAACTGCTGGCACTCACTCCGGCTGATTTCAACTTTGAAAATCAGACGGTCACGATCAGCAAAACCTTTCATCGTTCTAAAGGGCGGGATATTATCACAAACCCGAAAACAAAAAAGAGCAACCGTGTAATCAAAATGCCAACTTTTCTCTGTGAGGAAATGCAGGAGTATATCAAAATGCTTTATGACATTAAGCCAGAGGAGCGACTGTTTACGGTCACAAAATCCTATCTTAATCACGAGATGGAGCGAGGGGCAAAGCAGGCAGGAGTGAAAAAGATTCGTGTGCATGATATTCGTCATAGCGCAGTTTCCCTGTTAATCGACATGGGATTTTCAGTGCTTGCGATTGGGGAGCGCATGGGGCATGAAGCGGAGAAAATCACTTATCGTTATGCTCACTTGTTCCCTACGGTGCAGACGGAAATGGCGGAGAAATTGGAAATGGAGCGTAGACATAAGGAGGACACAAATGGAAAGAACACTTGATTACAAAGGGCGGTGGCGCAATCATACGGTGGCGTTCCGGGTATCGGACGAGGAAGCAAAGCTGCTTAATGATTTGGTGGCGTTGTCAGGCTTGACAAAGCAGGACTATATCACAAGGCGGCTGCTGTGCCGGGATGTGGTGGTACAGGGCAATCCGAGGGTTTATAAGGCTCTGAAAAATCAAATGGCGGCTATCTATGAGGAATTGAAGCGGCTGGAAACATTAAGCCCGGACAATGACGAACTGCTTTACACGTTGCAGGTAATTGCAATTACGTTAGATGGTCTGAAAGGAGAAGATGAATGACAGAAAAAATGCAAACGACTGCTCCCGTATCATCTGTTGGCGCAGATGGGGCGCAGCCGCAATTAAAAAATCACAATGAAATTATAGCAAATGAAACAGCACAAATCAATCTGCAAGCCAAAAATCTCCTGGAGAAATCCGGGAGCGGCGGGTTTCAAACGGTTTCCATGACAGAACTGTATGATACAGTCTATCCGCCCAGAACGCCGATTGTAGACGGATTCCTCTATGGCGGCACTTATCTCTTTGTGGGTGCGCCGAAAGTGGGAAAATCATTCTTTATGGGACAGCTTGCCTACCATGTGGCAATGGGACTTCCTCTTTGGAATTATCCCGTCCGAAAGGGGACGGTGCTGTATCTGGCACTGGAAGATGATTACGCAAGGCTTCAGCGGCGGCTCTCTGGTATGTTCGGCGTGGAATGTGTGGATAATCTGTACTTTGCAACACAGGCAAAGACACTGAATGGGGGCTTGGACAGGCAATTAGAGGAATTTCTGAAAGAGCATACGGACGCAAGGCTGATTATCATTGACACGCTCCAGAAAGTGCGTGAGGTCGGCGGGGACAGGTACAGCTATTCCAGCGACTACGAGAATGTGACAAAGTTAAAGTCGTTCAGCGATAAATACGGTATCTGCCTGCTGGTGGTTCATCACACACGCAAGCTGGAATCCGAGGACAGTTTCGATATGATTTCCGGTACAAACGGACTGTTGGGTGCGGCAGACGGTGCGTTCATTATGCACAAGAAGAAGCACACTGACAATGAAGCGGTTATGGATATAGTGGGGCGAGACCAGCCGGATCAGGAATTGACTATAGAGTTTGACCGGGAGCGCTGTGTCTGGAAATTCAAAAAGGCGGAAACGGAACTGTGGAAACAGCCGTCGAATCCTCTGCTGGAAGCGATTAACAACTTTCTGACCGAGAATAGACCGGAATGGACGGGAACAGCAACGGAACTTGCAAGCCAGTTGCCGGATATACAGTTACAGGCGAATGTGCTTTCCAGAAAGCTGAATGTAGTCAACAGCCAGTTGATTAATGATTATGGGATTTTCTATGACAATAAGCGGGGGCATGAAAGGAAGATTATTCTGAAACGGCTTGAGCCGAGAGTATAAAAGCGACGATATGCGTCGGTTGCGACGGTATTTTTTACAATAGACTGGTATAGAAAATATCGACGCTATCGACGCAAACCGACGCAGAAAGGATTTTTATGAAGAACGTGCAAATTTCTTATGAACTGTTTGTATCTCTGCTACGCTATCATCTGGTGGAAGATGACGATTGTCTGAATCAAATCCGGCAGGGGTTAGAGCAGAAATTAGATTCACTGGTGCGTCATGAATTATATGCCAAATATAAGACTGCGCCCACACAGGAGGAACGGGAAAAAGCCAGACAGGAATATCTGAACAGGCGTGGAGTGTTGGATAGCTTTCGATGGTAGTTATTCCTTTGATGATAATTAACAGGAGCGTGTCACGCTCCTGTGGATAGCAGATAAAGAGAAAGGTGTGATTCGATGATTATTCAGCCGGAATGGGGAACACGGAATAAGAACAAATATTTTTACGAAAGCGAAACACGGAGAATAGCAGTCCTCAATGAAATTTTTGGAGAGATAGAACTGACAGAAGATGAACAGCGCATATTGATATGGCT belongs to Qiania dongpingensis and includes:
- a CDS encoding helix-turn-helix domain-containing protein, yielding MAEKSFMTVEEVAAELRVSKSKAYQIVRELNAELQKQGYLTVAGRVNTTFFHKKVCYSD
- a CDS encoding plasmid mobilization protein, with protein sequence MERTLDYKGRWRNHTVAFRVSDEEAKLLNDLVALSGLTKQDYITRRLLCRDVVVQGNPRVYKALKNQMAAIYEELKRLETLSPDNDELLYTLQVIAITLDGLKGEDE
- a CDS encoding complexin-2, producing MKNVQISYELFVSLLRYHLVEDDDCLNQIRQGLEQKLDSLVRHELYAKYKTAPTQEEREKARQEYLNRRGVLDSFRW
- a CDS encoding site-specific integrase, translated to MAVYKDNATGTWRVIYRFTNWKGERKQTQKRGFATKREAQAWEHEIMLKQGAKLDMTFASFFEVYEADKKQRVKESTWESKSHVIRTKILPYFGNRKIAEIEAKDIIAWQNELMAYRDEKGKPYSADYLKTIHAQLTAIFNHAVNFYSLPYNPARRAGTMGNEIPKEVNFWTKEEYLKFSEAMMDKPRSYYAFEMLYWCGIRSGELLALTPADFNFENQTVTISKTFHRSKGRDIITNPKTKKSNRVIKMPTFLCEEMQEYIKMLYDIKPEERLFTVTKSYLNHEMERGAKQAGVKKIRVHDIRHSAVSLLIDMGFSVLAIGERMGHEAEKITYRYAHLFPTVQTEMAEKLEMERRHKEDTNGKNT
- a CDS encoding helix-turn-helix domain-containing protein, which codes for MAIGKRIRFFRNRKGMTQKQLGELLGFLGKTSDVRMAQYESEARTPKQDLVKEMAHILDVSPRAITVPEIDSYIGLMHTLFALEDMYGMKIGEIDGEVCLRLDKSAGTTYTTMFDMFHAWQEQAVRLEQGEITKEEYDQWRYKYPELDTSNHWRKVVPSQELSDLILQDLKPESD
- a CDS encoding AAA family ATPase translates to MTEKMQTTAPVSSVGADGAQPQLKNHNEIIANETAQINLQAKNLLEKSGSGGFQTVSMTELYDTVYPPRTPIVDGFLYGGTYLFVGAPKVGKSFFMGQLAYHVAMGLPLWNYPVRKGTVLYLALEDDYARLQRRLSGMFGVECVDNLYFATQAKTLNGGLDRQLEEFLKEHTDARLIIIDTLQKVREVGGDRYSYSSDYENVTKLKSFSDKYGICLLVVHHTRKLESEDSFDMISGTNGLLGAADGAFIMHKKKHTDNEAVMDIVGRDQPDQELTIEFDRERCVWKFKKAETELWKQPSNPLLEAINNFLTENRPEWTGTATELASQLPDIQLQANVLSRKLNVVNSQLINDYGIFYDNKRGHERKIILKRLEPRV